In Sphingomonas sp. LR60, the following are encoded in one genomic region:
- a CDS encoding family 43 glycosylhydrolase codes for MSLTSGGAQADNPIVQTRFTADPAPLVHDGVVNLYTGHDEDRAYGFDMRDWRLYSSTDMVNWTDRGSPASLKTFAWAEQDNGAWAPQVIARDGKFYFYAPVRVAGRPDTVIGVAVADRPEGPFRDPIGKPLIPARTGAIDPTVAIDDDGQAYLYWGNPDLWYVKLNRDMTSTTGPVIKVAKPIDYQEGPWFYKRGPHYYMAYSSTCCPEGIGYAMADKATGPWVPKGPIMDPNAASTGNHPGIIDYKGRSYLFGFHYELNFALTPLHHERRSITLRQFTYNADGAIPRLPWWDDRGVDQIAPLDPYRWVEAETIAWTSRIGRDRDRPYRWAPGVTTAQGEDGRVHVTRIADRSYIKIGGVDFRRGAASFAASVARVHGRPTITLHLDRVDGPVVGSLALKNDDSPAWRTETAPVTGANDVHDLFLVFNGGGDALFDFDRWQFRPLEGLEISRRDQDASRRVRPASAS; via the coding sequence TTGAGCCTGACGTCGGGCGGGGCGCAGGCGGACAATCCGATCGTCCAGACCCGCTTCACCGCCGACCCAGCGCCGTTGGTCCATGACGGCGTTGTCAATCTGTACACCGGACATGACGAGGACCGGGCCTACGGCTTCGACATGCGCGACTGGCGGCTCTACAGTTCGACCGACATGGTCAACTGGACCGACCGCGGGTCGCCTGCCTCGCTCAAGACCTTCGCCTGGGCCGAGCAGGACAATGGCGCCTGGGCGCCGCAGGTGATCGCGCGCGACGGCAAATTCTATTTCTACGCGCCGGTACGGGTGGCGGGAAGGCCCGACACGGTGATCGGAGTCGCGGTCGCCGACCGGCCGGAAGGGCCGTTTCGCGATCCGATCGGCAAGCCGCTGATTCCCGCGCGCACCGGTGCGATCGACCCGACCGTGGCGATCGACGATGACGGCCAGGCCTATCTCTACTGGGGCAATCCCGACCTTTGGTACGTCAAGCTCAACCGCGACATGACGAGCACGACCGGCCCGGTCATCAAGGTCGCCAAGCCGATCGATTATCAGGAAGGCCCCTGGTTCTACAAACGCGGGCCGCATTACTATATGGCCTATTCATCAACCTGCTGCCCGGAGGGGATCGGCTATGCGATGGCCGACAAGGCGACCGGCCCCTGGGTGCCTAAGGGGCCGATCATGGACCCCAACGCCGCCTCGACCGGCAACCATCCCGGCATCATCGACTATAAGGGCCGCTCCTATCTGTTCGGCTTTCATTACGAGCTGAACTTCGCGCTGACGCCGCTCCATCACGAGCGGCGATCGATTACGCTTCGGCAATTCACCTATAACGCCGACGGCGCCATTCCCCGTTTGCCCTGGTGGGACGATCGCGGTGTCGACCAGATTGCGCCGCTCGATCCCTATCGCTGGGTGGAAGCCGAGACGATCGCCTGGACCTCGCGCATCGGCCGCGACCGCGACCGGCCCTATCGCTGGGCACCGGGCGTGACGACCGCGCAGGGCGAGGATGGCCGCGTCCATGTCACCCGCATCGCCGACCGCAGCTACATCAAGATCGGTGGCGTGGATTTCAGGCGCGGCGCCGCCAGCTTCGCTGCCAGCGTCGCGCGGGTTCACGGCAGGCCGACGATCACCTTGCATCTCGACCGGGTGGATGGCCCGGTGGTCGGTAGCCTTGCCCTGAAGAATGACGATAGTCCGGCGTGGCGGACCGAAACCGCCCCCGTGACCGGCGCGAATGACGTGCACGACCTGTTCCTGGTCTTCAACGGCGGCGGTGACGCACTGTTCGATTTCGATCGCTGGCAATTCCGACCCCTGGAGGGATTGGAAATATCACGGCGGGATCAAGATGCGTCCCGTCGCGTCCGCCCTGCCTCCGCATCCTGA
- a CDS encoding glycoside hydrolase family 97 N-terminal domain-containing protein produces MLRRSASVAAIVGMALALPLSAAQAKSVTVASPDGKVQAIVSDTAGKLSYRVTVDGQPILNPSPIGMRVDGVELGEGAVARSKTDSRYRFNGGKAEAVDRANVATVTLTTHGTRLEADVHVADDGVGVRLRLPAKPEQMVEADRSGWKLAAPDPRVWVTRIDPGYEQVYENRTLREIKGRSLGLPLTARIGRYYVTLSEAAVVNYGDSALSADASGMLNTFLYVDPMGWTTDAPVVQPWRVTIIARDLTGLVNSTLVQNLNPPPLQNWPMRTGFVPASPAGSGWRPAAPGRMSSTSGSIGPSSSATLIIWSTKDGRAGSASGRRSKTRCATPSRRAWASGSGCTATRCSTATSAAKHCATMPTWASSA; encoded by the coding sequence ATGCTTCGTCGAAGCGCAAGCGTCGCGGCTATCGTCGGCATGGCGCTGGCCTTGCCGCTGTCGGCGGCACAGGCGAAGTCGGTGACGGTCGCCAGCCCCGATGGCAAGGTCCAGGCGATTGTGTCCGATACGGCGGGCAAGCTGAGCTACCGGGTGACGGTCGACGGCCAGCCGATCCTCAACCCCTCGCCCATCGGTATGCGGGTCGACGGTGTCGAGCTGGGTGAGGGCGCCGTGGCGCGCAGCAAGACGGACAGTCGCTATCGCTTCAACGGCGGCAAGGCGGAGGCCGTCGACCGCGCCAATGTCGCCACCGTCACCCTGACCACGCACGGCACCCGGTTGGAGGCGGATGTCCATGTCGCGGATGACGGTGTCGGCGTTCGGCTGCGCCTGCCCGCGAAGCCGGAACAGATGGTCGAGGCCGACCGGTCGGGCTGGAAGCTCGCCGCCCCCGATCCGCGCGTGTGGGTCACCCGGATCGACCCGGGCTATGAACAGGTTTACGAGAACCGGACGCTCCGTGAGATCAAGGGGCGCTCGCTCGGTCTGCCGCTGACCGCCAGGATCGGCCGCTATTATGTCACGCTCAGCGAGGCGGCGGTGGTCAATTATGGCGATTCGGCCCTCTCCGCCGATGCGTCGGGGATGCTGAACACCTTCCTGTATGTCGACCCCATGGGCTGGACGACCGATGCGCCGGTGGTGCAGCCGTGGCGCGTGACCATCATCGCGCGCGACCTGACCGGCCTGGTCAATTCGACGCTGGTGCAGAACCTGAACCCGCCCCCGCTCCAGAACTGGCCAATGCGGACTGGATTCGTCCCGGCGTCTCCAGCTGGCAGTGGCTGGCGACCGGCGGCCCCAGGGAGGATGAGCAGCACCAGTGGGTCGATTGGACCAAGCAGCTCGGCTACCCTTATTATCTGGTCGACGAAGGATGGTCGAGCTGGAAGCGCAAGTGGGAGACGATCTAAGACACGGTGCGCTACGCCAAGTCGCAGGGCGTGGGCATCTGGGTCTGGGTGCACAGCAACGAGATGTTCGACCGCAACCAGCGCCGCGAAACATTGCGCCACTATGCCGACCTGGGCATCGTCGGCGTGA
- a CDS encoding Plug domain-containing protein, with product MITLALLLASASAIPLASTPVSDQVRAVEGDASPQTAGEDGAGDDIVVYGDGRVRQEQTVGRKAIEILPPGSSPLKAVARLPGVALQSSDPFGSYELGTRLSVRGFNQSQMGYTLDGVPLGDMFYNNHNGLHISRAIAAENIERVDVSQGAGSLGIASTSNLGGNLEFVSLAPSETLGGQIAMTYGMYHTAHLYGRIDSGLLSTGTLLSIAGVIHDADKWKGFGGQSDNKVNAKIVQRLGGATLTGWLNYSLHKERNYADLSPATLSRIG from the coding sequence ATGATTACTCTCGCTTTGCTGCTCGCCTCGGCGAGCGCCATTCCGCTCGCCTCCACCCCGGTTTCCGACCAGGTCCGCGCTGTCGAGGGCGACGCGTCGCCCCAGACTGCTGGGGAGGATGGGGCTGGCGACGATATCGTCGTCTACGGCGACGGCCGCGTTCGCCAGGAACAGACGGTCGGCCGCAAAGCGATCGAGATCCTGCCGCCGGGCAGTTCGCCGCTGAAGGCGGTGGCACGGCTGCCCGGCGTCGCGCTGCAGAGTTCGGACCCCTTCGGTAGCTATGAACTCGGCACCCGTTTGTCGGTGCGCGGCTTCAACCAGAGCCAGATGGGCTATACGCTGGACGGCGTGCCGCTCGGCGACATGTTCTACAACAATCATAACGGCCTCCACATCAGCCGAGCGATTGCGGCCGAGAATATCGAGCGCGTCGACGTGTCGCAGGGTGCGGGCTCGCTCGGCATCGCCTCGACGAGCAACCTGGGCGGCAACCTCGAATTCGTGTCGCTTGCGCCATCGGAGACGCTCGGCGGCCAGATCGCGATGACCTATGGCATGTATCATACCGCGCATCTCTACGGCCGGATCGATAGCGGCCTGCTGTCGACGGGAACGCTGCTGTCGATAGCGGGCGTTATCCACGACGCCGACAAGTGGAAGGGGTTCGGGGGCCAGTCCGACAACAAGGTCAACGCCAAGATTGTGCAGCGGCTCGGCGGCGCGACGCTGACCGGATGGCTGAACTATTCGCTGCACAAGGAGCGCAACTACGCCGATCTTTCGCCGGCCACGCTGTCGCGGATCGGTTAA
- a CDS encoding alkaline phosphatase D family protein, with protein sequence MALAEASSKARVIMIGTRVEGRLAVGRRLLVPPLWPTRVDRVTIARRSHDRRHGRVTRLPYRRGMSDDGPMRPLTPALWHRRAVLGAMAALSAVPTIPVDAAARGDADPFALGVACGDPDADGFVLWTRLVGARAQPLAAAAIVVRYEIAEDEGFRRIVRAGRGVAHPERAHAVHVEITGLPSGRRYFYRFHALGATSPVGRALTVPLRADRLRLAVSSCQHWEQAQFGAYRDMIAADPDLILQLGDYIYESSYPSGEKVRQFDAPEPQDLDGYRRRHALYKTDPLLQAAHRACPWVVTWDDHEVLNDYAGLANREGLPPALFAPRRAAAYRAYFEHMPIRPSLWRGRQAPRLYRAVDWADLASISVLDTRQYRSAPPCAAHYVARNEPIENCAAATAPGRSMMGAAQERWLGDRLASERRPWSLIAQQVFFAPLWLDGARRRTFSDQWDGYAANRTRLLTAMQAPSVRNPLLLSGDIHSFWVNDLNDEAGNIVAGEIVTSALGASSPPPDRFGDVDANNPHIRFHDLQHAGWTRIDINRTKTCVALRAITDRKLAEAPCRTISTFVTEAGHRGMLSAD encoded by the coding sequence ATGGCGCTCGCCGAGGCGAGCAGCAAAGCGAGAGTAATCATGATCGGAACCCGTGTGGAAGGACGCCTCGCCGTTGGCCGGCGATTGTTGGTGCCGCCTCTATGGCCGACCCGCGTCGATCGCGTGACGATCGCGCGACGATCGCATGACAGGCGTCATGGCCGCGTCACGCGCCTGCCCTACCGCCGCGGCATGAGCGATGACGGACCGATGCGGCCCCTTACCCCAGCGCTGTGGCACCGTCGCGCAGTGCTGGGCGCGATGGCCGCGCTTTCGGCTGTTCCGACGATCCCGGTCGATGCCGCGGCCCGCGGTGATGCGGACCCCTTCGCGCTCGGCGTCGCGTGCGGCGATCCAGATGCGGACGGCTTCGTGTTGTGGACACGGCTGGTCGGTGCTCGCGCTCAGCCGCTCGCCGCCGCGGCGATAGTGGTCCGCTACGAGATCGCGGAAGATGAGGGATTTCGCCGGATCGTGCGCGCCGGGCGCGGTGTCGCCCATCCCGAGCGCGCGCATGCCGTGCATGTCGAGATTACCGGTCTGCCCTCCGGCCGCCGCTACTTCTACCGCTTTCACGCGCTGGGCGCGACGAGCCCTGTCGGACGGGCGCTGACGGTGCCGCTCCGTGCCGACCGGTTGCGGCTGGCCGTTTCATCGTGCCAGCATTGGGAACAGGCACAGTTCGGCGCCTACCGAGACATGATCGCCGCTGATCCCGACCTGATCCTGCAACTGGGCGACTATATCTACGAGTCCAGCTATCCGTCCGGCGAGAAGGTTCGCCAGTTCGACGCGCCGGAGCCTCAAGATCTCGACGGCTATCGCCGCCGCCATGCGCTCTACAAGACCGATCCGCTGCTCCAGGCCGCGCACCGCGCCTGCCCCTGGGTGGTCACGTGGGACGATCACGAGGTACTCAACGATTATGCCGGGCTCGCCAACCGTGAAGGCCTGCCGCCCGCGCTGTTCGCGCCCCGCCGCGCCGCGGCGTATCGTGCCTATTTCGAGCACATGCCGATTCGTCCAAGCCTGTGGCGCGGGCGTCAGGCGCCGCGCCTCTATCGGGCAGTCGACTGGGCCGATCTTGCATCGATCTCGGTCCTAGACACCCGTCAGTATCGCAGCGCGCCGCCGTGCGCGGCACACTATGTTGCCCGTAACGAGCCGATAGAGAATTGTGCCGCTGCGACGGCGCCCGGCCGGTCGATGATGGGGGCTGCACAGGAACGCTGGCTCGGCGATCGACTGGCAAGCGAGCGGCGGCCCTGGTCGCTGATCGCCCAACAGGTGTTCTTCGCACCACTGTGGCTGGACGGGGCAAGGCGGCGGACGTTCAGCGACCAGTGGGATGGCTATGCCGCCAACCGCACACGGCTGTTGACGGCCATGCAGGCACCGTCGGTGCGCAATCCGCTGTTGCTGAGCGGTGACATCCATTCCTTCTGGGTCAACGACCTGAATGACGAGGCGGGCAACATTGTCGCGGGTGAGATCGTAACCTCCGCGCTCGGCGCCTCCTCGCCTCCGCCCGACCGCTTCGGCGATGTCGACGCCAACAATCCGCATATCCGGTTCCACGACCTCCAGCACGCCGGCTGGACACGGATCGATATCAATCGGACTAAAACCTGCGTCGCCTTGCGCGCCATCACCGACCGAAAGCTGGCAGAGGCACCGTGCCGCACGATCTCCACCTTCGTCACCGAAGCCGGTCACAGGGGAATGCTGAGCGCCGACTGA
- a CDS encoding glycoside hydrolase family 97 catalytic domain-containing protein yields the protein MFDRNQRRETLRHYADLGIVGVKVDFPQNPNFYWSTWYQDFARDAAADKLMVDFHGALKPTGTERTWPNVLTREGVRGHEWHITRYHRVLPGEHDTILPFTRYVVGPGDYTPTVFTPRELQGNSWSHELAQAVLFTSPFLSMGGYPPTYLQNPAVDVIKAIPAVWDETIVLPGSEPGTMAGFARRHGKDWFLGVINGTTARPLKIDLRFLGAGDWKLVSLADDPAKPDAFARAERTVRSTGSIDTTLRAQGGFVGWLRPAQ from the coding sequence ATGTTCGACCGCAACCAGCGCCGCGAAACATTGCGCCACTATGCCGACCTGGGCATCGTCGGCGTGAAGGTCGACTTCCCGCAGAATCCGAATTTCTACTGGTCGACCTGGTATCAGGATTTCGCGCGGGATGCGGCGGCCGACAAGCTGATGGTCGATTTCCACGGCGCACTGAAGCCGACGGGAACCGAGCGGACCTGGCCCAACGTCCTGACCCGCGAAGGCGTGCGCGGTCACGAATGGCACATTACCCGCTACCACCGCGTGCTGCCGGGCGAGCATGACACGATCCTGCCCTTCACCCGCTATGTCGTCGGGCCGGGCGACTATACCCCGACCGTGTTCACGCCCAGGGAGTTGCAGGGCAACAGCTGGTCGCACGAACTGGCGCAGGCGGTCCTGTTCACCTCGCCCTTCCTGTCGATGGGCGGTTATCCTCCGACCTATCTGCAAAACCCCGCCGTCGACGTGATCAAGGCGATCCCGGCGGTCTGGGACGAGACGATCGTCCTGCCGGGCAGCGAGCCGGGCACCATGGCGGGCTTTGCCCGGCGACACGGCAAGGACTGGTTCCTGGGGGTCATCAACGGCACCACGGCCCGTCCGCTGAAGATCGACCTGCGCTTCCTGGGTGCGGGCGACTGGAAGCTGGTGTCGCTGGCCGACGATCCGGCGAAGCCCGATGCCTTCGCCCGGGCCGAGCGGACCGTGCGGTCGACGGGTTCGATCGACACGACCCTGCGCGCACAGGGCGGCTTCGTCGGCTGGCTGCGTCCCGCGCAGTGA
- the galA gene encoding beta-galactosidase GalA — protein sequence MTISRRALLASGIAVPGLAGWAMAAPGIVHLNSGDAPTPFDVVPEPPFVADPSMLSLDGGWLFHKGDIVVPAPVGHEDSYHAAKAGVAPGAAGVAWDDSDWREVELPHDWAMEESVDPSANVAQGYRKRGIGWYRRTLQLPPEWRGRYLEVQLGAAATNATVWFNGINVAHSYSGYTAIVIDITPYARFGEELNTLAVRVDAEAMEGWWYEGAGLYRHNWLAVRDAVSIVTDGLHADPRRVDDRWTVPVELTIANNAKAITTIDAEAILFDPSGREVGRAAGTATIEPLARNEARMKISIDEPQRWSVDSPTLYRVEARLLRDGKAIDTRATRIGFRELRFDAATGFYLNGVHTKLKGVCVHQDHAGVGVAMPDALWEWRARRLKAMGCNAIRCSHHAPAPEMLDACDRLGILVMDENRNFNPSPDFLAQLRWLVRRDRNRPSVIMWSVFNEEPMQATEQGYEMVRRMAAAVKELDDSRPVTAAMNDGMFTAINVSQAVDVVGINYQHRSYDPFHAAHPGKPMTSSEDTSGFMTRGVWKTDLERHEMSSYDTEAADWGLTHHASWKEIDTRAFVGGTFVWTGFDYHGEPTPFEWPTTSSLFGIMDLCGFAKMAFHLRRAQWEDVAPALAIAPHWTWPGREGEPIRVVVPTNADAVELSLNGKSLGRQSVDRLAMPEWQVRYKPGRLEAVAWRGGRPIARTAVETTGAPVALRLVADRRTMLGTGHDVQPFTVMAVDARGRAVPTANARVSFTVTGGTVIGVGNGDPNDHDSEVQPARRLFSGLAQVLVRAAPGAGTVTLSATAPGLKSARQSVTVMKAEPLPSLPATRPVAQLTEWKRSEFVVTRPDPLRTYAKNDMNSLLGARAGRLERARDAGAVWSTYRTTFVPRRRVAERGGVVAFAEIVGRAEVWIDGVRRAEKADAAAGPLLVPFPAGAGSTGWCWSCRRRRDSPRVWGRSLRCASDSARRSKGKGAGPPTQTRPATVRSASTPTGRRSGRCGWSSGTCRRSSDTHPHACRSG from the coding sequence ATGACCATTTCCCGTCGCGCTTTGCTTGCCTCGGGCATCGCCGTGCCAGGACTCGCTGGCTGGGCGATGGCGGCGCCCGGGATCGTGCACCTCAACAGCGGAGATGCCCCGACGCCGTTCGATGTCGTACCCGAACCGCCCTTCGTGGCCGATCCTTCAATGCTGTCCCTCGACGGCGGATGGTTGTTCCACAAGGGCGACATCGTCGTTCCGGCACCGGTCGGCCATGAGGATTCCTACCATGCCGCAAAAGCCGGTGTCGCGCCCGGCGCCGCCGGGGTGGCGTGGGACGACAGCGACTGGCGTGAGGTCGAGCTGCCGCATGACTGGGCGATGGAAGAGTCGGTCGATCCGTCCGCGAACGTCGCGCAAGGCTATCGCAAGCGCGGCATCGGCTGGTATCGCCGCACCCTGCAACTTCCGCCCGAATGGCGTGGGCGCTATCTGGAGGTGCAGCTCGGCGCAGCCGCCACCAACGCCACCGTCTGGTTCAACGGGATCAACGTCGCGCACAGCTATAGCGGCTACACCGCGATCGTCATCGATATCACGCCCTACGCGCGCTTCGGCGAGGAGTTGAACACGCTGGCCGTCCGCGTCGACGCCGAGGCGATGGAGGGGTGGTGGTATGAAGGCGCCGGCCTGTATCGGCACAACTGGCTGGCCGTCCGCGATGCGGTGAGCATCGTCACGGATGGCCTGCACGCCGATCCGCGTCGCGTCGACGATCGGTGGACGGTCCCGGTCGAGCTGACGATCGCGAACAACGCCAAGGCGATCACGACGATCGATGCGGAGGCCATTCTGTTCGATCCGTCCGGACGAGAGGTCGGTCGTGCGGCAGGCACCGCCACGATCGAACCACTCGCGCGCAATGAGGCGCGCATGAAGATTTCGATCGACGAGCCGCAACGCTGGTCGGTCGATAGTCCGACACTCTACCGCGTCGAGGCGCGCCTGCTGCGTGACGGCAAGGCGATCGACACGCGCGCGACGCGCATCGGCTTTCGCGAACTGCGCTTCGATGCGGCGACCGGCTTCTACCTCAACGGCGTCCATACCAAGCTGAAGGGCGTGTGTGTCCACCAGGATCATGCCGGGGTGGGCGTGGCGATGCCCGACGCGCTGTGGGAGTGGCGCGCACGGCGGCTAAAGGCGATGGGCTGCAACGCGATCCGCTGTTCGCATCACGCGCCCGCGCCCGAGATGCTGGACGCGTGTGACCGGCTCGGCATCCTCGTCATGGACGAGAACCGCAACTTCAACCCGAGCCCCGACTTCCTGGCGCAGCTCCGTTGGCTGGTGCGCCGCGATCGCAATCGCCCCAGCGTCATCATGTGGTCGGTCTTCAACGAGGAGCCGATGCAGGCGACCGAGCAGGGTTACGAGATGGTCCGCCGCATGGCCGCGGCGGTGAAGGAGCTGGACGATTCACGTCCGGTCACCGCGGCGATGAACGACGGAATGTTCACCGCCATCAACGTGTCGCAAGCGGTGGACGTGGTCGGGATCAATTACCAGCATCGCAGCTACGATCCCTTCCACGCCGCGCATCCGGGCAAGCCGATGACCAGCTCGGAAGACACCAGCGGCTTCATGACGCGCGGCGTGTGGAAGACCGATCTCGAACGCCATGAAATGTCGTCCTACGACACCGAGGCGGCGGATTGGGGACTGACCCATCACGCCAGCTGGAAGGAGATCGACACGCGCGCGTTCGTCGGCGGCACGTTCGTGTGGACCGGCTTCGACTATCATGGCGAGCCGACACCATTCGAATGGCCGACGACGAGCAGCCTGTTCGGGATCATGGACCTGTGCGGCTTCGCGAAGATGGCGTTCCACCTGCGTCGCGCGCAGTGGGAGGATGTCGCACCCGCGCTGGCGATCGCACCGCATTGGACGTGGCCGGGGCGTGAGGGCGAGCCGATCCGCGTCGTGGTGCCGACCAACGCCGACGCGGTCGAGCTGTCGCTGAACGGCAAGAGCCTCGGGCGGCAAAGCGTCGACCGGCTCGCGATGCCCGAGTGGCAGGTGCGGTATAAGCCGGGCCGGCTCGAAGCGGTCGCATGGCGCGGCGGTCGCCCGATCGCGCGCACTGCGGTGGAGACCACGGGCGCGCCCGTGGCGCTGCGGCTGGTCGCGGATCGTCGCACGATGCTGGGGACGGGCCATGACGTGCAGCCATTCACCGTCATGGCGGTCGACGCGCGCGGGCGCGCGGTGCCGACCGCGAACGCGCGCGTGTCGTTCACCGTGACGGGCGGCACGGTGATCGGGGTCGGCAATGGCGATCCAAACGATCACGATTCTGAGGTCCAGCCGGCGCGGCGACTGTTCTCGGGGCTGGCGCAGGTGCTGGTGCGCGCGGCGCCGGGCGCGGGAACGGTGACGCTGAGCGCGACCGCGCCGGGGCTGAAGAGCGCGCGCCAGTCCGTCACGGTGATGAAGGCCGAGCCGTTGCCGTCGCTGCCCGCCACGCGACCGGTCGCGCAACTGACCGAGTGGAAGCGCAGCGAGTTCGTCGTTACGCGTCCCGACCCGCTGCGCACCTATGCGAAGAACGACATGAACAGCCTGTTGGGCGCGCGCGCCGGGCGGTTGGAGCGGGCGCGCGATGCGGGCGCGGTCTGGTCGACCTACCGGACGACGTTCGTCCCGCGCCGGCGCGTGGCCGAGCGAGGCGGCGTGGTCGCCTTCGCCGAGATCGTCGGGCGTGCCGAGGTGTGGATCGACGGGGTGCGCCGCGCGGAGAAGGCCGATGCAGCGGCCGGGCCGTTGCTGGTTCCGTTCCCGGCGGGAGCGGGGAGCACGGGTTGGTGCTGGTCGTGCAGGCGGCGCCGGGACAGCCCTCGGGTCTGGGGAAGGTCGTTGCGGTGCGCGAGCGATAGCGCGCGGCGATCGAAAGGGAAGGGGGCGGGTCCGCCGACGCAGACCCGCCCCGCGACGGTCAGAAGCGCGTCGACGCCGACAGGTAGAAGGTCCGGCCGGTGCGGCTGGTCATCTGGAACGTGTCGGCGGTCGTCTGATACGCATCCTCATGCGTGTCGTTCAGGTTGA
- a CDS encoding TonB-dependent receptor domain-containing protein, which produces MTITVNGAALVATRGVRTVDTPAHLAKAEVNYDDGNLFGNLAGGYTSRRNVTYTGDVTVPGYTLIDAALGYRFPANSVFAGLEVQLNAVNLLDKGYIAALGSGQFFNTAASLNNTLQAGSPRQIFGTLRRRF; this is translated from the coding sequence ATGACGATAACCGTCAACGGCGCCGCGCTGGTCGCGACGCGGGGCGTACGCACCGTCGACACGCCAGCGCACCTCGCCAAGGCGGAGGTCAATTACGACGACGGCAATCTGTTCGGCAATCTGGCGGGCGGCTATACCTCGCGCCGGAACGTCACTTACACGGGCGATGTGACGGTTCCGGGTTACACGCTGATCGATGCGGCACTCGGCTATCGCTTCCCGGCGAACAGCGTCTTTGCGGGGCTTGAGGTACAGCTGAACGCCGTCAATCTGCTTGATAAAGGCTATATTGCGGCTCTGGGATCAGGCCAGTTCTTCAACACTGCGGCATCGCTCAACAACACGTTGCAGGCTGGATCTCCTCGTCAAATATTCGGAACGCTGCGGCGGCGATTTTGA
- a CDS encoding glycoside hydrolase family 43 protein, which translates to MTFAKKNSSDIISARALKKGKLAKRWSGWTWSVAALAMSVPSAATAQDPPPAIAPQLQLIDRLPARRAIPPSEVSKTAYLLVYFKEHAHSLYFAVSRDGYSFIDVHGGQPVLSGRDVAEQKGIRDPYLMRGPDGAFYLTMTDLHIYAQQEGLRPTPWQRSEQDYGWGNNRSIILMKSRDLIHWTHARVDVTRLFPAYREAGIAWAPEAIYDPRARKIMVYYTSRIGKGVNSIVYSYADSDFRTLTTEPKPLFAVPRAGKSSVDADITRVGDRYHMFFSTDDGGGHLRQATSDRLTSGYVYDPSKVDPEAVDTEAPMLWRRHGTNTYVLMYDVFGARPNNMGFSETTDFRTFRNIGRFNDPASPMTTTNFTSPKHGSVTAITPAEADRLLHYFKAR; encoded by the coding sequence ATGACGTTTGCCAAGAAAAACAGCAGCGACATTATATCGGCAAGGGCGCTCAAGAAGGGTAAGCTCGCGAAGAGGTGGAGCGGCTGGACGTGGTCCGTTGCCGCTTTGGCCATGTCAGTCCCGAGCGCCGCCACTGCGCAGGATCCGCCCCCGGCTATCGCCCCCCAACTTCAACTGATCGACCGACTACCTGCGCGCCGCGCAATTCCGCCGAGCGAAGTAAGCAAAACGGCTTATCTGCTCGTCTATTTCAAGGAACACGCGCACTCCCTGTACTTTGCCGTTTCCAGGGATGGGTACAGTTTCATCGATGTACATGGCGGTCAACCAGTATTGTCGGGCCGCGATGTGGCCGAGCAGAAAGGCATACGCGATCCCTATCTGATGCGCGGGCCCGACGGTGCCTTCTACCTGACCATGACCGACCTGCATATCTACGCGCAGCAGGAAGGTCTGCGTCCCACGCCGTGGCAGCGTTCCGAACAGGATTATGGTTGGGGCAACAACCGCAGCATCATCCTGATGAAAAGCCGCGACCTGATCCACTGGACCCATGCGCGGGTCGATGTGACCCGGCTGTTCCCCGCCTATCGTGAAGCAGGGATCGCGTGGGCACCGGAGGCGATCTACGATCCACGTGCGCGAAAGATCATGGTCTATTACACCAGCCGCATCGGTAAGGGTGTCAATTCGATCGTCTATTCCTATGCCGATTCCGATTTCCGAACCCTGACGACCGAGCCTAAGCCGCTGTTCGCCGTCCCCCGCGCCGGCAAGAGCTCGGTCGATGCCGACATTACCCGCGTCGGTGATCGCTATCACATGTTCTTCAGCACCGACGACGGCGGCGGCCATTTGCGGCAGGCGACGTCCGACCGGCTTACCTCGGGCTATGTCTACGACCCGAGCAAGGTCGATCCAGAAGCGGTCGATACCGAGGCGCCTATGCTGTGGCGGCGGCACGGCACGAACACCTATGTGCTGATGTACGACGTCTTTGGCGCGCGGCCCAACAACATGGGCTTTTCAGAGACGACCGACTTTCGCACCTTCCGCAACATCGGTCGGTTCAACGATCCGGCGTCGCCCATGACGACGACCAATTTCACGTCGCCCAAGCACGGATCGGTGACCGCGATCACGCCGGCGGAGGCGGATCGGCTGCTGCACTATTTTAAGGCGCGGTGA